From Melitaea cinxia chromosome 3, ilMelCinx1.1, whole genome shotgun sequence, one genomic window encodes:
- the LOC123669573 gene encoding protein unzipped: MKKTKSCTSGWWVVLLTATLAVGALADAGVGLFNARLKQVITSSTLKWSNLKKESMEYYVTGADSEQGPIYLCRTRHEGDMLLGQLRPDYTSCAVSGSKSYKLFEVLENIENASLIMWNSWNKFISKPSGAIVVDSSVDSVFIGRIKADSGFSHNIGRIIYESTVGLLITFDDRNKELEENSGEILVEIEPLSYKLENVELDLETQHERQSDPQVYEERILRNDGDVAATVTTEIEYKYNYTLSWGHGHGIAIGLNTTIEMSDGTLEQQIEWANPFSEERKELYKIEKYLEPGTACNVTFRGNNTDRDVQYTAKLVTFYKNNNARSRQMRGERNENTVEVEAIYGEIYYTVNNTLVPTTTTTTTTTTTTTTTTTEAPAPQPPAIEGNDVGMIMDSNDISGDSGEDMVKAPPVKEDINRSVVGGLGSNPNGATSYRIVSLTLLVSMFTLLL; this comes from the exons ATGAAAAAGACAAAAAGTTGTACTAGCGGATGGTGGGTCGTGTTACTGACAGCCACGCTGGCAGTGGGCGCCCTGGCCGATGCAGGTGTTGGTCTCTTTAACGCGAGGTTGAAACAAGTCATCACCTCGAGCACTCTTAAATGGTCTAACTTAAAGAAAGAATCGATGGAATATTATGTCACAGGAGCAGATTCGGAACAAG GTCCCATATATCTGTGCAGAACTCGTCACGAAGGTGATATGTTACTGGGACAGCTCAGACCGGACTACACTTCCTGTGCAGTGTCGGGGAGTAAGAGCTATAAACTATTTGAAGTATTAGAAAATATCGAAAATGCCTCATTAATTATGTGGAATTCttggaataaatttatttcgaaaccAAGCGGTGCAATCGTGGTGGATTCTTCTGTTGATTCTGTTTTCATAGGTCGAATTAAAGCTGACAGTGGATTTTCACATAATATTGGAAGGATTATTTATGAAAGTACTGTTGGATTATTGATCACTTTCGACGATAGAAATAAGGAACTAGAAGAAAACAGCGGGGAAATTCTAGTAGAAATTGAACCACTGAGTTATAAATTGGAAAACGTCGAGTTGGACTTAGAGACTCAGCACGAACGACAAAGCGATCCTCAAGTTTACGAGGAACGAATTTTAAGAAACGATGGCGATGTCGCTGCCACTGTCACGACCGAAAttgaatacaaatataattacacCTTGTCTTGGGGCCACGGACACGGAATCGCTATCGGGCTGAATACGACCATCGAGATGAGCGATGGTACTTTAGAACAACAAATAGAATGGGCTAATCCATTTTCCGAAGAAAGAAAAGAAttgtataaaatagaaaaatacctCGAACCAGGAACTGCTTGCAATGTAACATTCAGAGGCAATAACACAGATCGCGACGTACAGTACACGGCTAAATTGGTAACCTTCTACAAAAACAACAATGCGCGATCGAGGCAAATGAGGGGTGAACGAAACGAGAATACGGTCGAAGTGGAAGCTATCTACGGTGAAATTTACTATACTGTGAACAACACCCTTGTACCGACAACGACGACGACCACGACTACAACCACaactaccactaccactaccactgAAGCGCCGGCGCCACAGCCACCAGCTATAGAAGGAAACGATGTCGGTATGATTATGGACAGCAACGATATATCAGGAGACAGTGGCGAGGATATGGTAAAAGCGCCACCCGTGAAGGAAGATATCAATAGGTCTGTGGTCGGAGGTCTCGGTAGTAATCCCAACGGCGCCACTAGCTATAGGATTGTCTCTTTAACATTACTCGTATCAATGTTCACTCTTTTGCTATAA